A stretch of the Eretmochelys imbricata isolate rEreImb1 chromosome 15, rEreImb1.hap1, whole genome shotgun sequence genome encodes the following:
- the LOC144275705 gene encoding vacuolar protein sorting-associated protein 29-like has translation MLVLVLGDLHIPHRCNSLPAKFKKLLVPGKIQHILCTGNLCTKESYDYLKTLAGDVHVVRGDFDENLNYPEQKVVTVGQFKIGLIHGHQVIPWGDTASLALLQRQLDVDILISGHTHKFEAFEHENKFYINPGSATGAYNALEINIIPSFVLMDIQASTVVTYVYQLIGDDVKVERIEYKKP, from the exons atg CTGGTGTTAGTATTAGGAGACCTTCACATCCCACATCGATGCAACAGCCTGCCAGCTAAATTCAAAAAACTGCTGGTCCCAGGCAAGATCCAGCACATCCTCTGCACCGGAAACCTCTGCACCAAGGAGAGCTATGACTACCTCAAGACACTGGCTGGGGATGTTCACGTTGTCCGAGGGGACTTTGATGAG AACCTGAATTACCCAGAACAGAAAGTTGTAACTGTTGGGCAGTTTAAAATTGGGCTGATCCATGGCCATCAGGTTATTCCGTGGGGTGACACGGCCAGCCTGGCACTGCTGCAAAGGCAGTTGGATGTGGACATTCTGATTTCAGGGCATACACATAAATTTGAGGCATTCGAACATGAAAACAAGTTCTACATCAATCCAGGATCGGCCACGGGAGCCTATAATGCCTTGGAGAT AAACATCATTCCTTCGTTTGTACTGATGGATATCCAGGCATCCACCGTTGTGACTTATGTGTATCAGCTCATTGGAGATGATGTGAAAGTAGAAAGAATTGAATACAAAAAGCCCTAA